The Portunus trituberculatus isolate SZX2019 chromosome 50, ASM1759143v1, whole genome shotgun sequence genome includes the window gttgggtaactttgtttacattcacatcCCACCAACCAGCTGATACTTCCCAGTCGATATgtgcgacttgcaatttcagtcgcatattgataCGTATGGGTGGCCACATCTTCAAGCTTATCTGCTGCCCGCATTCGGTATGGCCACTCATATTAGTAACGTGTTTGTTCTTGCCTCTTCACTCGTTAGGCATCCCCGTTGCTCTTTACTCTTGCAGCAAATCGCGTAGTGTCCGTATCCTATTGTAAGTGGTGACAATTATTTCTTACCTGACAAGCTGCCAGTGACCCTCCTCGTCTCATTGGCTTCGATGTGCTTACCACGCAAGCGCAGTTCGCCACGATTCAAAACCCCATGCTCGAATCAAGCCTTCCTGAAACTCCACACACCGAAATGTGAGTCGGAAATACAGTAGCTGCCTGCTACTGTCAGACGTTAGCGATTCATGCCACACAAATAAATATCACCCAGACGACTGATTAACGATGAAAAATCAGGAAGCCTGAGTTTCAGGTTCCAGTTGAGAAAGCGAAATATTTTGCTTTTCTCATTTAGTAAGGTATCACGGTGATGATTTAAAATacattctctcactcattcctgCTCTCCCGACGTCGCGTGGACTGATTGAACACACGCACGGACAACCGGGTTATTCCTGGGATAGTATCTACGTTAGTAGGGGATGCAGTTGCATGTGGccatggaagaaaaggatgtgTACAAATCAGTCTCTAATTAGTACTCGGAGGAAACATTTAACCCGTTCACAGCAATGTGGCACATCTCATGAACCACAGATCCATGAAAGCTACTTCACGAACTATACATATACCATAGCCTGCCATAAATATCATATTGCCTAGAATTTGAACAATCTGTCTACTTTTTGTTTCTTGGTGTTCAACCTCTCATTATGAGTACATCAGATAATGAATAATTTGTAGAACTAGTCGAGACCTTGACaaatttttgtcttgttttactAGTGGATATCACATTACTAGAGAGTTCGACAGTGATCGACTCCTATCTCTTGCACATGGCCACCGGTCCGCGCAGCGCTCATTCCCGTTCAGTTCATGTTGACATTTCGTTGTGGAAgcattcctgttttgtttttcctttttttttttttttttttttttcaatggccCCATATTCTTCCAaacgataacaataattttCCACCGTTCAGTCGTCTTCCTCGTGCACAAATTATCCCCATCTTCAATAAGTTAATTGAATTAATACAAGCggtttgtgttgtttattttgaaTAGTATTTGACTGGATTGTTTTGATTATTGTCGTGAGTCTTGTAACTACAcgttttgtttaaaaaaaatatttatttatttatttatttattattatttttttacttgaacGAATTGAATATACTTCAGTTAATTTCACTGGGGAAAATCGATCtgcaaaacaagcaaattaAAGCGAATTAAACTTATAATGAGAGGTTCCACTGTATTTGAATATGCATACCCTGTTTAGTAGAGAAGAGCTGCATAGCATAGTGAAAGGATTAACATCTTAGAGATTAGGGACAGAAACAGAATGAAATATGATTTTTTCAGTTTGTGATAAATTATTGtatgtgatgataataataattataattataataataataataataatagcaataataataataataacaataacaatgataataataataatagatagtaataatataatgaatatagtaataataataataaattttttAATCATTAATGGAGGTGAGCCTTGAAATGATTAGTCTAGTTATGTTAACAAAACCTCATGTCATGTTTCCTCCACACTTTCTTgacaaatgttctctctctctctctctctctctctctctctctctctctctctctctctctatatatatatatatatatatatatatatatatatatatatatatatatatatatattactcacCCACTATAGTTATTTATATAGTACTACATATTTCCCATTTATGCAGAAGAGAAAGGTGTCATCCTGTGCTatgttttcattatcataataCTTATTTCTCTTGCTACATGTCAATGTTcacttttattatgttttgttcATACATTCTTTTATTGCTTGTATTCTGTTAATGTTTTGCCAATATATAATTCCAGTACGTGCAGAACAACAAGGAGGCAGACAATGACTGGTTCCGGCTTGAAAGCAACAAGGAAGGCACAAGGTGGTTCGGCAAGTGTTGGTATATCCATGACATGCTCAAGTATGAGTTTGATGTTGAGTTTGATGTAAGTTCCTCTGCTTTTACTGTTTAATTTCAGTAATATTGTTTATATATGTTAGGTAAATTATATAAACCCTCATATGATAAATAGATTGTGGAGAATGAGTGTTACTTAAAAGATAGAAGTTCATTGTATGTAGTGGTACAGACTGAGTTGGATGTTTGGTTACTATTTCATCAGTACATAGAGACCGTGATTGGTAGGCTCAGAGTTTATTAAATCCAAAAATTTGTATAATGTAATGACCCATGTTGCATTTCATGTAAACATTAAATAATTTACATGAAAGCGAGATAAATATTCACCATTGAGAGATCTTTATCCATGCTAGTAACTGAAGCTCTGATGGGAGGAACATTAAGCATCACTTGAAATATCTGGACCATGAAGATAATTTTGGAGACTTCTTTACTAGTTACTACATTAAGTATAGAGTTAAAATCTTTCCCTCACTAGTTTATAGATTTGTCATGCACATTGTGAGAGTTACCATGAAAGAGCACTGTTTACTGTTCTTGTACAATTTTAAAGATCCCAGTGACGTACCCAGCCACTGCACCAGAGATAACACTACCAGAGCTTGATGGGAAGACAGCCAAGATGTACCGAGGTGGCCGCATTTGCCTCACAGACCACTTCAAGCCACTCTGGGCTCGTAATGTCCCAAAGTTTGGAATTGCACATGCCATGGCACTTGGGGTAAGGATTTAATTCCAGATTTGTACTTATGTTATGAAAGAGAACACAAGATGATGTGCTGGTATGTTATATGGATGTACCTGTTCATCAGAAGCCTTTTGAGCAATACTTCCTTATAAGATAGAATATCTGTGTAGTATACTGGATATTTTTACTTATGATGACCAAACCGACAAAGTAATGACTTCTGTTTTTCATGTCTGTTTCCACAGTTAGGTCCATGGTTAGCTGTTGAAATCCCTGATATGATTCAGCGAGGAGTCGTCACATACTCTGAGAAGAAAGGTTGATTGGAGTGTTATTTAGTAATTAATGTATTACAAGAACCAGTTGTGCTTGTTTTAAAATTCCATAATTTGATCATTCTAAAACATTCAAAGCAAATGGTGATGTTCCAGTTGGTGAAAATGGATTATATTAGTAATGGGAGGATAATGAATTATTAATACCTGGAGAATCAGGGAAGAGTCAAAGTTTTGGGACagtgaaattatttttttaatattttcacttaTATCTGCTATTTTGCTAAACCTTATCAACCTGGCAAATAAATACCACAATTGTGTAAGGTTTACTTTCCCACAGGCACCTTCATAGAAGGCTAAAAATACTGGAGGCACAGCCAAAAAATATTTGAACACTTAACCTCGTTAACATTACCAAGATTATTATATCAGGCCTCAGACATCTCGGCCAATTTGTGACCACTACAAAAAGTCTTACTACATTCCCTGATGTGCTACACCGTTTGCAACTATTAATGTAAAACTTTGGATTTTGTCAACAAGCAAAATATATTTTATTGACttataaatatatttttgtaaTAAAATACCTATGCATGATTTTTTGACAACACTTTCAATTTATAATGTAGATAGCTATAGGCAGTATGCACATGTATACAAATTGCTTCTGCTCTGAGCCTTAGACTAATTTCTCCAGTTTGTTATATATAGTGATTGTTGATATTTATAATGGATTATCTAAAGCTAGGAGGGTACAATTTCTCTCATTGAATATTTGAGCATTCTTTTTGTCAGTCATTGAAGTCCACCACAAAGTGTGTGCTTCAGGAGGATTGATTATTCGCAGACTTTCTGGCCTAAAAGAAGTAAAGGTTTTAAGAGCAACAAGTTTTATATTGAGGCTTAAGTTGTAAAGTTAAATATATATAGCATATGATAAAATCAACATGTAATCAACATTTACATATTACATGCAACTAATTACAGACAATAGTTTAACAataaatcttttctttctaaccATGATTTCTTATGTAGAACACACATTACGGATGTCAAGTTCCTACACTGTGAGACTTTCACAACagaagtaaaaataatgttTAAAATCAgtttaaaacattaaaatcatGAACTTGTAACATGAGCAGTTTGTTTTGCTTATAGACAGAGCTAAGAAGTTAACAGCAGGTTAACTACTCAATCCTGTGGTAGACTCTGGCCCGATAagaatatggtggtggtggtgatggccctCCCAGATGGGGGACGGCCGCTCTCCTGCTCCTCTGATCTCCTAGGTGGAGTAACTTCCCGACTGGAGCACTCATTCTCTCCAGCACTGGGACTAGTGAGCCTGAGTGTGTGTGATGCACTAGCTGTTGTGTCCGTCTCCTTAAAGTTGGTAGGCTCCCGAGATGAGGAGCACTTCTCTCGCATCTTGACAGTATCAGTGCATGCATCTGTTTCTATCACTTTTTTGGAGTGTGATTCAGTGGTATTCTTGTGGCCAGCAGAGTCTTCTGTAGTGTTGGTAATGTGAGAATTCCCTTTTGTTTGTGATGGAAGATTACCATTAGTCATTGCAGAACTTGAGTCCTCATTCCTCAAGCAAGAGACTTCAGTTTTGCTTCCCTTAGATGAAGTAGACtctcccttttcattctttgtacgAAATTTTGATCCTTGAGAAATTTCAGATGGCTTAATTCTTCCTTGACGGCCACGCTTCATTGTTGCCAAAATACTTTTCATCTCTTGCACAGCATCAGGaggtttctctttctcatcattgTCTGGTTTCTTACTGATGCTTCCTACACTATGGGATTTGGTAGATTTTAGTTTTACCCCGCCTTGCTTGATTTGATTGATGAGGTCATCCATACCACAGCCTTTTCCTGCTGCATCTGAAAATACACAAATTCATATTTGCCTATATAAGACAAGTTTCACTGCATTCATTTTAGATAGTAAATAAAGAATTTATCAGAGTTTTGAACATTAAGTTACTTGAGAAGGAAAATTATTTAAAGTATGTAAAAGACAGGACACAAAAAGGGATGATATGACAGTTTGGAGAAAGTACTGTGTCTGTGGAATAAGATTACTTATGAATGATGAGGATGAATGCAGTTGCAAATAAATAAGTGGAGGTAGCCATGACAGCTATTCATATCATCATGTCAGATGTGGAAGAGGGATTGGTCTGTTATGGTGTACTAAAAACCAGACTTCTGGTCTTGATTCCGAGAAGTTTTTTCCACAATTGACTCACACAGTGTTGCTGGAGATGATCCCTttacttttcacttcctttctttactaacTAATTCTCACATCACAAACTTTATCTGTCCTCATCATTATAGCACTcaaacaattatcattatttttccacaTCATGCCCATTCCTCCCTGCTGCATCTACTATGATTCTTGGAGAAAGTAATATCAATACAATGAAAAGCATACCTGTACTTTCCGGCTCCTTcgcttttttgttttgcttggaAACACCAATTAGAGTAGCTAATGCAGTAACAGGATTGTTGGCAGGaaggggtggtgggggtggaggaggtgcacatggaggaggaggaggtggtggtggcagtggtggcaaaggtggtggtggtggtggtggtggtggtgggggagcttTGGCTCCAGGtataggtggaggtggtggtattggaACCATCTGGGAGTCTTGAGGAGAACACACACTTTGAGATGGAGAGTCTGGTGTTCTGGCAGATTCCTGCAAAGACTTCAGTAGTTTCCGCTGCTCCTCAACTGTAATAAAATGCAATGGTTTAGTGCAATGCCACCAAGACTAAACATCTGTAAGATTATGATGAGAATTTGTTTGAATTCTGACATATTTGCGTAATAATTAATTAGCAGTAATGAAGAATGAGTTAGATACCACGCACCTTCTTTCCTCAGTGTCTCCACTTCACACTGTCCTTCACTTGCCTTGCCCTCCTgcactctcacctcctcctccaatagtTGCACACGCTCCCTCAGCAGTTCAAGTTCTGCAGCTTTCTCACCAGTCTCATAAGAAAGCAATTCAGCCTGTTTAGAAAACAAGAAGGCCAAATACTGTTATGGGGGAAATTGAATTATTgctaaaagaaaatgtgaactcACTTGATATATGTATACTAATAATTAATATTGTTAGATTGTTTCATTAAGTTTAATTATTAGACTTAATGAAACAATCTAACTACCAAGTAATATATTAGAAGATCTGTATTTAGTTCAATAATATAATTTTCTATTCAACATTAATACTTGGGCACTGACATCTTAAATACCCTAGTATCCACTTGTACATACAATAAACTGGCTTGAAAGCTTCTATACACAAGGTGAGTAGTAGCAGATTGAAAGCTTCCTTTCATGTACCTtgagtttatttatcttttgtttgtaATCTTCTTCCTGTTTGTGAAGCTGCTTTGTTAGTGAATCAACCTCCTGCATAGCCATGGACAGCTTCTCATCTCCCATCAACTCAGACATGGCCACAGCACTCTGGCGAGCCAGGGCAGCCCTCTCTCCCCGTGCCTGAGAATGCAATGATGCAGGCTTCAGTGTGGGGTTAGCAAGATACATGTTTTCTTAAAAGGCTATTAGTGGCTCAAAGCAAGGAATGTACACAGTACAAGTCCTCTGAGGAGTTAGCCCAAAGCAGACACATGAAGTTAAGCAAATGTTATTTCATATTCTGACAATGCAGTAGTATCAATTATGAACTAGTTAATGACACAAAAATGCTTATCTTTTGATGTACATTGAGATTACATGAACGGCTTAATAGAAAGGTCTCACCTTGGCAGCTTCTGTGGCAGCTGTGTTGGCCCGAGCAGCCTCAGTCCGCAGCTGTGCCTGAAGGGCTTCCACCTCATCAAGAACCAGCACAGACACCCGGCCCATCCTTTGCTCCACAGCTTCCAGTTCAGAAGTTCTTTTCTAGAACACAAGAAATCTTTCATATGATAAACCTTCACATTTCATAGTTATAAGTTATGTATTTTCTGTTATATCCTAAACACAAATAGtgatcaaaataataaaatataaacctTTAGAGTGTCTATTTGTTGGTTGGCGTCCTCAAGCTCACGCCTCATCTCCAGGAGTTCCTCTTGGGCCTCAAACTCATCCTGCTTTGCCTTGCTGATTTCCATGGTGAGGTTGGCCACCTCATTTTCCAACCCTGTTGCAATAAACATGTTTAATTAAGAAATTCAGTTTATTCATATGTTTCCAGTACTAATAGAAATAaatcataaaataaaaataaagtaatacaaGGACTGTCAACATTCCTTATTAATATTTGTAAGAAATTATGGTTTCCACCTTAAATAAAGactgtttccatatttatttattttttatttattttttttacgtaaaaGCAGTAACACTGCCAATCAACAGAAGTCTGTAGCTTCTGAGTTAATGAGGCAATTTTATCTAGTTAACTTGTCAACAGACTTCTTACCCAACCCACAATTCTCTAGTCTTACCGGCATCAGCACCGCTGCCTGACACCACCCAGCCAACAGACTCTAAGTAGCAAACCCAAAACATTTTCACACTCCATTTCACGTAGAAGTGGTTGCAATTACTTCTTTTGGCATAACAAACGTCCAAAGAGGAATAAACTGCAAGTGAAACATTTACACAACTAAGAGAAACCAGGCCATCCTGcatggaaaagtgaaaaaaaaaaaaacatggtatattgatatcattatttcccttttcttatcaatagtaaatatgaaacaaaataagataaacacgaacacagaaaaaaaagccagGAACAATACGtgctttcatttacttttttcattcttgaaaTTTCACACACTGGTCACACAGCCACACCAAACAATAAGTACCGTACCTACAAGTCTCCCTGGATGATTCTTCCCTGGCTTTAGTAGTTGACTAGCGCGTCGCGCCATCACTCTCCTGCTCAAGTATGTGTAAGACTGACACGTTGGCAAATGCGAACGCTTCACATAAGAATGAACTCAAGAGATCCGAAGCAGTTTCGAATCCTTTTGACACACAATAGCAGGCCACGTAGGACACATATTGAGCAATAGACATTACTATCTTGTGCACCACAGAACTAGCATATCTAAAGCACGAATACTACGAAGAAGGTATAGACTAATACGTGGCATGTGTCAGGGACTGGATAACGATCAGAGAAGTCAACAACATATACTTATTGACACCTATTTTGCAGGAAAACTGTAAATTTGTCCTCCAAAAATTCCGAAACATATGAAGCTATAAAGTAGAGGAATACCTACATTAACATGAACATTTTACGCGAATAATAATAAGCCTCATAAAAAAGACAATTCCAGGGCAGCCTTCACACAAGCACTGGCGCCACGTCTGCTCTGCCAGCGCCGGAGTCGGAAATCACAAAATAAATCATATAGGAGTGATTTCTGTTACCTACGTACTGActctactttatttctttatgtatcttatactatttattcatttacttatttatctatttgtgtgtgtgtgtgtgtgtgtgtgtgtgtgtgtgtgtgtgtgtgtgtgtgtgtgtgtgtaattcaccacggtcgtctgctggtcacccagccagtcttccccattagggagcgagctcagagatctcagaccgatcttcgggtaggactgagaccacaacacacacactacacaccgggaaagtgaggccacaacccctcgagttacatcccgtacctatttactgctaagtgaacatgggctacacattaagaggtttgcccatttgcctcgccgctttccgagactcgaacccggaccctctcggttgtgagccgagcgtgctaaccactacactacgcggtgtgtgtgtgtgtgtgtgtgtgtgtgtgtgtgtgtgtgtgttctccatcCACGCGACTGGTAATGATAAAACTACCAACTACCAACATCAAAACCATCGCcattgacaccaccaccaccaccaataacaacaacaaactcccATATCTGCATACATCCACACACCCATCTGAaccacacagcacaacacaaaacacaaaacactggcACGAGACGCACCTTGACTCAACCTTTGATTGAAGCAACACCATAACAAGACAAGTGCACGGGATACACACGTTACCTTTAATCTTATTCATCAAGTTGTCCACCTCCTTCTCATGCTGCTGCTGTAGGTCCTGGATCTCCTTCTTGTCCGTCGTCTCTTCCATGCCGGCCAGCACAGAGATATCCAAGTCCGGAGAGCCGTCAGATACTCGCTGCAGCAGGATGGCGCTTTGCCGCTTCAGGTTGTTGGTTTCCCGGCGGAGTGACTTGTTCTCGCGGTACCACTGCAACGAGAGAGTCGTGATGGGGCGATGGAAGGCCGCACTCCTGATAACACTGTCTTACATTCTGACAATGCACCATGACGTAACACCTGGCTGTGTTTCTCCAGATCAGGGTTTCCTTTTTAACCTGAGATTCATGAATGGACTTCCAGGTTGTGTTCGGCAAGTCTGGCGCCTTGAAGGTCAGGAAATGTTTAATGAGGTGGAATGAGATAATTTAGAGTAACGTATAAGTCAAGAAAAAACATATAATGTTTTAGATTAAGAACATAACATGAGAACATTAGCAAATAAGGGAAACTAGAAAGAAGTCATCAGGCTTATACATGGCAGTGTATAGAGCTCTACCTGTTTCTACCTACCATCCCCATCCATATATCtgtctaaccttcttttaaagctccctaatgagtTAGCACTGACAACCTGATTATTCAGTTCATtctattcatctaccactctatttGAAAACTAATTCCTTCCTACCTCTTTCTAAATTAAGGGACTATAGTTTTCACGATATTTCCAAAGTAGGTCTTCACTGTTGAAATGCTGCGAACCACGACTCTTAACACTAACACAGATTTGCCATTATTacttcaaaacacaacacagagTGGAGAGCCAGTTTAGAGGCAAACCGTCACACACACTTTACTGGGTCGCACGCTAAATTGTTGCGTGCACGACACACGCCTGTTTGCCTGCCTGTAACGGTCTTCGGCGGGACAGGCACACGCTTGTCCAGCCTGAACACGTTGTATTTACAAGATATGGAAGAGTTAGGGCTCACAGATATTATAGTTTGCTTCAGCTGCAATCACTGTATCATGCCCAATGATAGAATGACTTAAAGTGGGATGGCGGTTGGTCGC containing:
- the LOC123499467 gene encoding ubiquitin-fold modifier-conjugating enzyme 1 isoform X2; its protein translation is MVDEATRKTLSSIPLMRVKAGPRDKEAWVTRLKEEYQGLIKYVQNNKEADNDWFRLESNKEGTRWFGKCWYIHDMLKYEFDVEFDIPVTYPATAPEITLPELDGKTAKMYRGGRICLTDHFKPLWARNVPKFGIAHAMALGLGPWLAVEIPDMIQRGVVTYSEKKG
- the LOC123499467 gene encoding ubiquitin-fold modifier-conjugating enzyme 1 isoform X1 yields the protein MTIMVDEATRKTLSSIPLMRVKAGPRDKEAWVTRLKEEYQGLIKYVQNNKEADNDWFRLESNKEGTRWFGKCWYIHDMLKYEFDVEFDIPVTYPATAPEITLPELDGKTAKMYRGGRICLTDHFKPLWARNVPKFGIAHAMALGLGPWLAVEIPDMIQRGVVTYSEKKG
- the LOC123499464 gene encoding shootin-1-like isoform X2 — encoded protein: MTENGGPAAPPPASKENGEEAADDGDYKELYLQEIEKRKTVMKLAQKAARDYDELKRRYSDVSQTAEMLKVRLEEREHDLHNLRSVSEAVYHEYDNLRQRYKVEAESMAQAFNRATEWYRENKSLRRETNNLKRQSAILLQRVSDGSPDLDISVLAGMEETTDKKEIQDLQQQHEKEVDNLMNKIKGLENEVANLTMEISKAKQDEFEAQEELLEMRRELEDANQQIDTLKKRTSELEAVEQRMGRVSVLVLDEVEALQAQLRTEAARANTAATEAAKARGERAALARQSAVAMSELMGDEKLSMAMQEVDSLTKQLHKQEEDYKQKINKLKAELLSYETGEKAAELELLRERVQLLEEEVRVQEGKASEGQCEVETLRKEVEEQRKLLKSLQESARTPDSPSQSVCSPQDSQMVPIPPPPPIPGAKAPPPPPPPPPPPLPPLPPPPPPPPCAPPPPPPPLPANNPVTALATLIGVSKQNKKAKEPESTDAAGKGCGMDDLINQIKQGGVKLKSTKSHSVGSISKKPDNDEKEKPPDAVQEMKSILATMKRGRQGRIKPSEISQGSKFRTKNEKGESTSSKGSKTEVSCLRNEDSSSAMTNGNLPSQTKGNSHITNTTEDSAGHKNTTESHSKKVIETDACTDTVKMREKCSSSREPTNFKETDTTASASHTLRLTSPSAGENECSSREVTPPRRSEEQESGRPPSGRAITTTTIFLSGQSLPQD
- the LOC123499464 gene encoding shootin-1-like isoform X1; translated protein: MTENGGPAAPPPASKENGEEAADDGDYKELYLQEIEKRKTVMKLAQKAARDYDELKRRYSDVSQTAEMLKVRLEEREHDLHNLRSDSDPTEVSTVSEAVYHEYDNLRQRYKVEAESMAQAFNRATEWYRENKSLRRETNNLKRQSAILLQRVSDGSPDLDISVLAGMEETTDKKEIQDLQQQHEKEVDNLMNKIKGLENEVANLTMEISKAKQDEFEAQEELLEMRRELEDANQQIDTLKKRTSELEAVEQRMGRVSVLVLDEVEALQAQLRTEAARANTAATEAAKARGERAALARQSAVAMSELMGDEKLSMAMQEVDSLTKQLHKQEEDYKQKINKLKAELLSYETGEKAAELELLRERVQLLEEEVRVQEGKASEGQCEVETLRKEVEEQRKLLKSLQESARTPDSPSQSVCSPQDSQMVPIPPPPPIPGAKAPPPPPPPPPPPLPPLPPPPPPPPCAPPPPPPPLPANNPVTALATLIGVSKQNKKAKEPESTDAAGKGCGMDDLINQIKQGGVKLKSTKSHSVGSISKKPDNDEKEKPPDAVQEMKSILATMKRGRQGRIKPSEISQGSKFRTKNEKGESTSSKGSKTEVSCLRNEDSSSAMTNGNLPSQTKGNSHITNTTEDSAGHKNTTESHSKKVIETDACTDTVKMREKCSSSREPTNFKETDTTASASHTLRLTSPSAGENECSSREVTPPRRSEEQESGRPPSGRAITTTTIFLSGQSLPQD
- the LOC123499464 gene encoding arp2/3 complex-activating protein rickA-like isoform X3; this translates as MLKVRLEEREHDLHNLRSDSDPTEVSTVSEAVYHEYDNLRQRYKVEAESMAQAFNRATEWYRENKSLRRETNNLKRQSAILLQRVSDGSPDLDISVLAGMEETTDKKEIQDLQQQHEKEVDNLMNKIKGLENEVANLTMEISKAKQDEFEAQEELLEMRRELEDANQQIDTLKKRTSELEAVEQRMGRVSVLVLDEVEALQAQLRTEAARANTAATEAAKARGERAALARQSAVAMSELMGDEKLSMAMQEVDSLTKQLHKQEEDYKQKINKLKAELLSYETGEKAAELELLRERVQLLEEEVRVQEGKASEGQCEVETLRKEVEEQRKLLKSLQESARTPDSPSQSVCSPQDSQMVPIPPPPPIPGAKAPPPPPPPPPPPLPPLPPPPPPPPCAPPPPPPPLPANNPVTALATLIGVSKQNKKAKEPESTDAAGKGCGMDDLINQIKQGGVKLKSTKSHSVGSISKKPDNDEKEKPPDAVQEMKSILATMKRGRQGRIKPSEISQGSKFRTKNEKGESTSSKGSKTEVSCLRNEDSSSAMTNGNLPSQTKGNSHITNTTEDSAGHKNTTESHSKKVIETDACTDTVKMREKCSSSREPTNFKETDTTASASHTLRLTSPSAGENECSSREVTPPRRSEEQESGRPPSGRAITTTTIFLSGQSLPQD
- the LOC123499464 gene encoding arp2/3 complex-activating protein rickA-like isoform X4; protein product: MSEAVYHEYDNLRQRYKVEAESMAQAFNRATEWYRENKSLRRETNNLKRQSAILLQRVSDGSPDLDISVLAGMEETTDKKEIQDLQQQHEKEVDNLMNKIKGLENEVANLTMEISKAKQDEFEAQEELLEMRRELEDANQQIDTLKKRTSELEAVEQRMGRVSVLVLDEVEALQAQLRTEAARANTAATEAAKARGERAALARQSAVAMSELMGDEKLSMAMQEVDSLTKQLHKQEEDYKQKINKLKAELLSYETGEKAAELELLRERVQLLEEEVRVQEGKASEGQCEVETLRKEVEEQRKLLKSLQESARTPDSPSQSVCSPQDSQMVPIPPPPPIPGAKAPPPPPPPPPPPLPPLPPPPPPPPCAPPPPPPPLPANNPVTALATLIGVSKQNKKAKEPESTDAAGKGCGMDDLINQIKQGGVKLKSTKSHSVGSISKKPDNDEKEKPPDAVQEMKSILATMKRGRQGRIKPSEISQGSKFRTKNEKGESTSSKGSKTEVSCLRNEDSSSAMTNGNLPSQTKGNSHITNTTEDSAGHKNTTESHSKKVIETDACTDTVKMREKCSSSREPTNFKETDTTASASHTLRLTSPSAGENECSSREVTPPRRSEEQESGRPPSGRAITTTTIFLSGQSLPQD